A section of the Phycodurus eques isolate BA_2022a chromosome 4, UOR_Pequ_1.1, whole genome shotgun sequence genome encodes:
- the pbx2 gene encoding pre-B-cell leukemia transcription factor 2 has product MLQQQQPPQPLTANGASNGRGLAMSGHPVMAHRAPPPQRSDEPAGLLENGAENGHEARRDIGDILQQIMTITDQSLDEAQAKKHALNCHRMKPALFSVLCEIKEKTGLSMRNNQEEEPQDPQLVRLDNMLLAEGVAGPEKGGGAAAAVSAATSSGGMSPDSSLEHSDYKSKLSQIRGIYHTELEKYEQACTEFTTHVMNLLREQSRTRPVTPREIERMVGIIHRKFSSIQTQLKQSTCEAVMILRSRFLDARRKRRNFSKQATEVLNEYFYSHLSNPYPSEEAKEELAKQCGITVSQVSNWFGNKRIRYKKNIGKFQEEANLYAMKNALGARQGDDSPHTPNSTGSGSFSADLFLGVPPVNGEAAYQMGVQANGSWQARSSPPLGTSPHSDQSDNSD; this is encoded by the exons AtgttgcagcagcagcagccgccgCAGCCTCTGACGGCCAACGGGGCCTCGAACGGCCGGGGCCTCGCCATGAGCGGCCACCCCGTGATGGCGCACCGAGCCCCACCGCCGCAGCGCTCCGACGAGCCGGCGGGCCTGCTGGAGAACGGCGCCGAGAACGGACACGAAGCCCGCCGGGACATCGGCGACATCCTGCAGCAGATTATGACCATCACCGACCAAAGTCTGGACGAGGCGCAGGCTAA GAAACACGCACTCAACTGTCACAGAATGAAGCCCGCCTTGTTCAGCGTGCTGTGCGAGATTAAAGAAAAAACAG GCCTGTCCATGAGGAACAACCAGGAAGAGGAGCCCCAGGACCCCCAGCTGGTGCGTCTGGACAACATGCTGCTGGCCGAGGGCGTGGCCGGGCCCGAGAAGGGCGgcggggcggcggcggccgtGTCGGCGGCCACCAGCTCGGGCGGCATGTCGCCCGACAGCTCCCTGGAGCACTCGGACTACAAGAGCAAGCTGAGCCAGATACGCGGCATCTACCACACCGAGCTGGAGAAATACGAGCAG GCGTGCACAGAGTTCACCACCCACGTGATGAACTTGCTGCGGGAGCAATCACGCACACGTCCCGTTACACCGCGCGAGATCGAGCGCATGGTGGGCATCATCCACCGCAAGTTCAGCTCCATCCAGACGCAACTCAAGCAGAGCACCTGCGAGGCCGTCATGATCCTCAGGTCACGCTTCCTGGACGCAAG GCGCAAGAGGCGCAACTTCAGCAAGCAGGCCACCGAGGTGCTCAACGAATACTTCTACTCGCACCTCTCCAACCCGTACCCCAGCGAAGAAGCCAAAGAAGAACTCGCCAAACAGTGCGGGATCACCGTCTCTCAG GTCTCCAACTGGTTCGGCAACAAGAGGATCCGCTACAAGAAAAACATCGGCAAGTTCCAGGAGGAGGCCAACCTGTACGCCATGAAGAACGCTTTGGGGGCGCGACAGGGCGACGACTCGCCGCACACCCCCAACTCCACGG GGTCGGGCTCGTTCTCCGCCGACCTGTTCCTCGGGGTGCCGCCGGTCAACGGAGAGGCCGCCTACCAAATGGGGGTGCAG GCCAACGGGAGCTGGCAGGCTCGAAGCTCGCCCCCGCTGGGCACCTCCCCCCACAGCGACCAGTCGGACAACTCGGACtga
- the LOC133401863 gene encoding G-protein-signaling modulator 1-like: MPKRSSKPTGTETSARRGKVRMWRVTCSRFRVEHAEAGLLAPDFPESLYELLCTLQEGRRLNDQRCSFTLEGGGATTRRRCHSEPNAAKPTHRVIFSSMTSLQREEFFELVAKAQARRLDEQRAQLQRSPRGKQKGRSFRGSLKQLSLTRRVPKAPAKEELYNMILTTQAQGRLEDQRSRPPGPMDDDDFFSLLLRVQGGRMDEQRTELPRMLQT, encoded by the exons ATGCCGAAAAGATCTTCAAAGCCCACCGGGACCGAGACGAGCGCCCGGAGGGGCAAAGTCCGGATGTGGCGTGTGACTTGCTCCAGATTCCGCGTGGAGCACGCGGAG GCGGGCCTCCTGGCGCCGGACTTCCCGGAGTCGCTGTACGAGTTGCTGTGCACGCTGCAGGAGGGCCGACGCCTCAACGACCAGCGCTGCTCCTTCACGCTGGAGGGCGGCGGCGCGACGACGAGGAGGAGATGCCACTCCGAGCCCAACGCCGCCAAGCCGACGCACAGAG TGATCTTCTCGTCCATGACGTCGCTGCAGCGAGAGGAATTTTTCGAGCTGGTGGCGAAGGCGCAGGCTCGCCGCCTGGACGAGCAGCGGGCGCAGCTGCAAAGGTCGCCGCGGGGCAAGCAGAAAGGTCGAAGCTTCCGAGGAAGTCTCAAGCAGCTCTCGTTGACCAGGAGAGTCCCCAAGGCGCCCGCCAAAGAGGAGCTCTACAACATGATCCTCACCACGCAG GCTCAAGGCAGGCTGGAGGATCAGCGCAGCAGGCCTCCCGGCCCCATGGATGACGACGACTTCTTCTCGCTGCTGCTGAGGGTCCAGGGGGGGCGCATGGACGAGCAGAGGACTGAACTGCCTCGCATGCTGCAAACATGA